One region of Patescibacteria group bacterium genomic DNA includes:
- a CDS encoding nucleoside monophosphate kinase: protein MGPPGSGKGTQTDKLAERLKIPAISGGELLRLEIKNKTKIGKAIKKKMDQGSLVSDELMRGVMEKRLRQPDTKKGFILDGFPRHFKQIRILEEILREFHEGEKDVLVFYIYISAQEARKRLGKRRVCYACGRTYHLGVNPPREKGVCDSCGHKIERRPDDEPKSISRRLRNFHRENDPVLNYFSSRNMLFRINGEQNIAKVEKDILSNLDKVRR, encoded by the coding sequence ATGGGTCCTCCCGGGTCGGGCAAGGGAACGCAAACCGATAAATTAGCCGAACGGTTGAAAATTCCGGCTATTTCCGGGGGCGAGTTATTGCGCCTGGAAATAAAAAATAAAACCAAGATCGGAAAAGCGATCAAGAAAAAAATGGATCAAGGGAGTTTGGTGTCCGATGAGTTAATGAGAGGAGTGATGGAAAAACGGCTGCGCCAGCCTGACACTAAAAAAGGTTTTATTCTTGACGGTTTCCCCCGGCACTTTAAACAGATCCGCATCCTGGAAGAAATTTTGCGCGAATTTCATGAAGGAGAAAAAGATGTGCTGGTTTTTTATATCTATATCAGCGCGCAAGAAGCGAGAAAACGCCTGGGCAAGCGCCGAGTCTGTTACGCTTGCGGCCGGACCTATCATCTTGGAGTAAATCCTCCGCGCGAGAAGGGGGTCTGCGATTCTTGCGGCCATAAAATTGAGCGCCGTCCTGACGATGAGCCAAAGTCGATTTCCCGCCGCTTGCGTAATTTTCACCGCGAGAATGATCCGGTTTTGAATTATTTTTCCTCGAGGAATATGTTATTTCGGATAAACGGCGAGCAGAATATCGCTAAAGTTGAAAAAGATATCCTAAGCAATCTGGATAAAGTGCGGCGTTAA
- a CDS encoding M24 family metallopeptidase: MITIKTKDEIIVLRAGGKILSRILRRIAAEVKPGVSTEKLENLACELIDSAGGRPSFKNYEVANGRFFPTALCASINNEIVHGLPIPGRILKEGDIIGLDLGMEYPVGGRAAEKIKAKNRYSALGGFYTDMTLTVPVGKIGKNAKRLIEVTKKALEIAIEEAKPGGTLNKLGIAVQNFVEKAGFSVVRDLVGHGVGHQVHEEPEVFNYEFVSYGIRDTELRPGMVIAIEPMVNMGRADTKSGPDGFSIVTADNSLSAHFEHTVAITEKGNIVITE, from the coding sequence ATGATTACCATCAAGACTAAAGATGAAATAATCGTGCTTCGGGCCGGCGGCAAGATATTGTCCCGAATTTTGCGCCGGATCGCCGCCGAAGTCAAACCCGGAGTCAGCACGGAAAAATTGGAAAATTTGGCCTGCGAATTAATCGACTCCGCCGGCGGCCGGCCTTCGTTTAAAAATTATGAAGTGGCTAACGGCCGGTTTTTTCCGACCGCCTTATGCGCCTCGATCAATAACGAGATTGTGCACGGGCTGCCGATCCCGGGGCGCATACTCAAAGAAGGCGATATTATTGGCCTGGATTTGGGCATGGAATATCCGGTTGGAGGCCGCGCGGCCGAGAAAATTAAGGCCAAAAACCGTTATTCGGCCTTGGGCGGTTTTTACACGGACATGACCTTAACGGTTCCGGTCGGCAAGATCGGCAAGAACGCCAAAAGATTGATCGAGGTTACCAAAAAAGCCTTGGAAATCGCCATTGAAGAAGCCAAGCCGGGCGGAACTTTGAACAAGCTGGGCATTGCCGTGCAAAATTTTGTGGAGAAAGCCGGTTTCTCGGTGGTTCGCGATCTGGTCGGACACGGCGTCGGCCATCAGGTTCATGAAGAGCCGGAAGTTTTCAATTATGAATTTGTTTCCTATGGCATCCGCGACACGGAATTGCGGCCGGGCATGGTGATCGCCATCGAGCCGATGGTGAATATGGGCCGCGCCGACACTAAAAGCGGTCCGGATGGCTTTTCCATTGTCACGGCCGATAATTCGCTCTCGGCGCATTTCGAGCATACCGTGGCGATCACGGAGAAGGGGAATATTGTTATCACCGAATAA